The following proteins are co-located in the Sporosarcina pasteurii genome:
- a CDS encoding DEAD/DEAH box helicase yields MSKFTDYNFQPFLREAIRKLGFENPTPIQKEMIPLILRGTSAIGQAHTGTGKSHSFLIPIVERIEESSDDLQAIITAPTRELATQLYDELLKLTEETGIRSALLIGGTDKERAANRLKSNPQIVVGTPGRINDMAQSNALLVHTANMLVIDEADLAFDMGFIEDIDKFASRMPEHLEMFVFSATIPEKLKPFLNKYMESPAHIKIGERQSFTEGIHYSLVPVRSMKKEKKLLQVLESITPYLAIIFTNTRKNAEELASFLEQEGIKTGRIHGDLSPRERTRMMRRVRDLEFEYIVATDLAARGIDIPGVSHVINFEIPDDLEFFIHRVGRTARAGLEGHAITLYEPTDEDKITNIEKLGIPFVHEDVKNGEWREVKERHARKKRTKQFDEIDRQAVAFVRKPKKVKPGYKKKMAKQIENFKRQERRKQRKK; encoded by the coding sequence ATGTCTAAATTCACTGATTATAATTTTCAACCATTCCTTCGAGAAGCGATTCGAAAACTTGGTTTTGAAAATCCAACGCCAATTCAAAAAGAGATGATCCCGCTTATATTAAGAGGTACATCTGCGATTGGACAAGCACATACTGGAACTGGAAAATCACATAGTTTTCTTATTCCAATTGTGGAGCGTATAGAAGAAAGTTCTGATGATTTACAAGCGATTATTACTGCGCCAACTCGAGAACTTGCAACGCAATTATATGATGAACTATTAAAGCTAACAGAAGAAACTGGAATTCGTTCTGCTTTATTAATTGGTGGAACAGATAAAGAGCGAGCTGCAAACCGCTTAAAATCTAATCCACAAATAGTAGTGGGAACGCCAGGAAGAATCAATGATATGGCACAAAGTAATGCACTTTTAGTCCATACAGCAAATATGCTTGTGATTGATGAAGCAGATCTGGCTTTTGATATGGGCTTTATTGAAGACATTGATAAATTTGCATCTAGAATGCCTGAGCATCTTGAAATGTTTGTTTTTTCGGCGACAATTCCGGAAAAACTCAAACCATTTCTCAACAAGTATATGGAGTCGCCAGCACATATTAAAATAGGTGAGCGTCAATCGTTCACGGAAGGCATCCATTATTCGCTTGTTCCAGTAAGAAGTATGAAAAAAGAGAAAAAGTTATTGCAAGTACTTGAAAGTATTACACCCTATTTGGCGATTATTTTTACCAATACACGTAAAAACGCGGAAGAACTTGCAAGCTTTTTGGAACAGGAAGGCATTAAAACGGGAAGAATTCATGGGGATTTATCTCCACGTGAACGGACACGCATGATGAGAAGGGTTCGTGATCTAGAATTTGAATACATCGTTGCGACAGATTTGGCTGCTAGAGGGATTGATATTCCAGGTGTCAGCCATGTGATTAATTTCGAAATTCCCGACGATCTAGAATTTTTTATCCACCGTGTAGGCCGTACAGCAAGAGCAGGGCTTGAAGGACACGCAATTACGCTTTACGAACCGACGGATGAGGATAAAATAACGAATATCGAAAAGCTAGGTATTCCATTCGTTCATGAAGATGTCAAAAATGGCGAATGGAGAGAAGTGAAAGAGCGTCATGCCCGGAAAAAGCGTACGAAACAATTTGATGAAATTGATCGTCAAGCAGTGGCATTTGTTCGTAAACCTAAAAAAGTAAAACCAGGATATAAAAAGAAAATGGCGAAACAAATTGAAAACTTTAAGAGACAAGAAAGGAGAAAGCAACGAAAAAAATGA
- the vrrA gene encoding VrrA/YqfQ family protein, protein MRYESFYPFAHNQPPHMRQQYSNPNMYWPPVRNQGQPPVMGAPQPQPQPSNNHIPGQAGGQGPSKLDAYMQTADRFLNTAQQFAPIVQQVAPMISNLPAMWRLYKGFQSMPNAGASNLASQATTAQSAAQSTAQAARSASSVPRIFQPPNP, encoded by the coding sequence GTGAGATACGAATCGTTTTATCCGTTCGCACACAACCAGCCACCTCATATGAGACAACAATATTCTAATCCGAATATGTATTGGCCCCCTGTACGAAATCAGGGACAGCCACCGGTCATGGGTGCACCTCAACCCCAGCCTCAACCATCAAACAATCATATACCAGGTCAAGCGGGAGGGCAAGGACCGTCAAAACTAGATGCTTACATGCAAACGGCAGATCGATTTTTAAATACTGCCCAACAATTTGCGCCCATTGTTCAACAGGTTGCCCCAATGATTAGTAATTTACCTGCAATGTGGAGATTATACAAAGGATTTCAATCTATGCCTAATGCAGGAGCATCAAATCTAGCTAGTCAAGCTACAACTGCCCAATCTGCAGCTCAGTCGACAGCGCAAGCAGCAAGATCGGCTTCTTCCGTACCCAGAATATTCCAACCACCTAATCCTTAA
- a CDS encoding 4-hydroxy-3-methylbut-2-enyl diphosphate reductase, whose translation MKVLKITPRGYCYGVVDAMIIARNAALDKTLPRPIYILGMIVHNKHVTDAFEEDGIITLDGKNRLEILEKADKGTVIFTAHGVSPAVRELAKRKGLVSIDATCPDVTVTHDLIAEKTAEGYDIIYIGKRYHPEPEGAMGVAPDKVHLIETPEDIESLNVDNDKLLVTNQTTMSQWDVAHLMEALKEKYPHIEQHKEICLATQVRQEAVAEQAGEADLLIVVGDPSSNNSNRLTQVSVEIANTPSYRISDVSEIDISWLKGIETVAVTAGASTPTIIVREVMQFLEKFDPEDPSTHVPEKKFELNKILPRIKNPQPVERIEPYV comes from the coding sequence ATGAAAGTATTAAAGATTACCCCAAGAGGTTATTGTTATGGGGTTGTCGATGCAATGATTATCGCACGAAATGCGGCGCTCGACAAAACATTACCGAGACCCATTTATATATTAGGGATGATTGTCCATAACAAACATGTTACGGACGCATTTGAAGAAGATGGGATTATTACATTAGACGGAAAAAATCGTTTAGAGATTCTAGAGAAAGCTGACAAAGGAACAGTCATTTTCACGGCTCACGGGGTTTCACCGGCTGTTAGGGAATTGGCAAAAAGAAAAGGTCTTGTTTCAATTGATGCAACTTGCCCAGATGTAACTGTAACGCATGATTTAATAGCAGAAAAAACTGCTGAAGGCTATGATATTATTTATATTGGAAAACGTTACCATCCTGAGCCAGAAGGTGCTATGGGCGTGGCACCAGATAAAGTACACTTAATTGAAACACCAGAAGACATCGAAAGTTTAAATGTCGATAATGACAAGTTACTCGTTACAAACCAAACGACGATGAGTCAGTGGGATGTCGCTCATTTAATGGAGGCACTAAAAGAAAAGTATCCACATATCGAGCAACATAAAGAAATTTGTTTAGCGACCCAAGTTAGACAAGAAGCGGTTGCAGAACAAGCTGGAGAAGCAGATTTACTTATTGTTGTTGGAGACCCTTCAAGCAACAACTCAAATCGCTTAACCCAAGTATCTGTAGAAATTGCAAACACACCGTCATATCGAATTTCTGACGTATCTGAAATTGATATTAGTTGGCTCAAAGGGATTGAAACTGTTGCAGTGACTGCAGGCGCATCGACGCCTACAATTATCGTGCGTGAAGTCATGCAATTTTTAGAGAAGTTCGATCCAGAAGATCCTTCT